One genomic region from Streptomyces sp. NBC_01304 encodes:
- a CDS encoding tetratricopeptide repeat protein, with amino-acid sequence MEIEPEPRPQGRQPETPPSEPPPPAATQSWSGPFGDPPPRWPVPDAEAPPAPAPRPAHWAEATPVPLPTSTPEPAAVLPDGPSAPAADAAGPTPPAPRRGLSPKVKRALVVTVAASTALAGVLMIVPALQGSGTPPALGPVGRARAAAGAGAPASLRDLGALIRDREAHLAQHPGDEESWAVLGAAYVDHGRRVADYSYYPRAEEALNKSLAAKPGDQGNIEALSGMAALAHARHDYRAAKKWGELAVMQAPQRWTLYPDLIDTYGRLGDHKSVGKALEKLQELRSGSAVMARASQVFRDRGWREDAAAAISDAAALAETPAERAAYLHRIGELSWERGEAAEALRYFDEALRTDPDHHPSLAGRARAQAALGRHREAMLSYQAALTKQPLPEYNLELGELQESLGQEAAARVQYGLLRDRIKKEAGLGVSDELVLGMFEADHGDPDAAVQRLQAEYRRHPSRQATDALGWALYRAGDHKRAFGYVKRAMEKGPRSALFVYHRGQIERALEEFGAARRHLQEALRLNPAFSPLLVPLAKEALDALGEPSEGGPENMHGQAPQAPEYGRPSSGGGQQVRPGKPGRGSGQGGGSGQPKQSGSRETYRKSQGNGSGQGTSSGQGTGSTPRRTPSTAPRRTQQSEPRRTQQSEPRRTAPRTTGKADKPAPKRTKQR; translated from the coding sequence ATGGAGATCGAACCGGAACCGCGGCCGCAGGGCCGGCAGCCTGAGACCCCGCCGTCCGAACCGCCGCCTCCTGCCGCGACCCAGTCCTGGTCCGGGCCGTTCGGCGACCCGCCGCCGCGCTGGCCGGTGCCGGACGCCGAGGCCCCGCCCGCGCCCGCGCCGAGGCCCGCGCACTGGGCCGAGGCCACGCCCGTGCCGCTGCCTACATCGACGCCGGAGCCCGCCGCCGTGCTGCCGGACGGGCCCTCGGCTCCGGCCGCCGATGCCGCGGGGCCCACTCCCCCGGCCCCGCGGCGCGGCCTCTCCCCCAAGGTCAAGCGGGCCCTGGTCGTCACGGTCGCGGCCTCGACCGCGCTGGCCGGCGTCCTGATGATCGTGCCCGCCCTGCAGGGCAGCGGGACCCCGCCCGCGCTCGGCCCCGTCGGCCGGGCGAGGGCCGCGGCCGGTGCCGGCGCGCCCGCCTCGCTGCGGGATCTGGGCGCGCTGATCCGCGACCGCGAGGCGCACCTGGCGCAGCACCCCGGTGACGAGGAGTCGTGGGCGGTGCTCGGGGCCGCCTACGTCGACCACGGGCGCCGGGTCGCCGACTACAGCTACTACCCGCGGGCCGAGGAGGCGCTCAATAAGTCCCTCGCCGCCAAGCCGGGCGACCAGGGCAACATCGAGGCGCTGTCCGGGATGGCCGCCCTCGCGCATGCCCGGCACGACTACCGGGCGGCCAAGAAGTGGGGCGAGCTCGCCGTCATGCAGGCGCCCCAGCGGTGGACGCTCTACCCGGACCTGATCGACACCTACGGGCGCCTCGGCGACCACAAATCCGTGGGCAAGGCCCTGGAGAAGCTGCAGGAACTGCGGTCCGGCTCCGCCGTGATGGCCCGCGCCTCCCAGGTCTTCCGGGACCGCGGCTGGCGCGAGGACGCGGCGGCGGCGATCTCGGACGCGGCCGCGCTCGCGGAGACCCCGGCCGAGCGCGCCGCGTACCTCCATCGCATCGGCGAGCTGTCCTGGGAGCGGGGCGAGGCGGCGGAGGCCCTGCGCTACTTCGACGAGGCGCTGCGCACCGACCCCGACCACCACCCCTCGCTCGCGGGCCGGGCCCGGGCGCAGGCGGCGCTCGGCCGGCACCGGGAGGCGATGCTCAGCTATCAGGCGGCCCTCACCAAGCAGCCGCTGCCCGAATACAACCTGGAACTGGGCGAGTTGCAGGAGTCCCTCGGCCAGGAGGCGGCCGCGCGCGTCCAGTACGGGCTGCTGCGCGACCGGATCAAGAAGGAGGCCGGGCTCGGCGTCAGCGACGAGCTGGTGCTCGGCATGTTCGAGGCCGACCACGGCGACCCCGACGCGGCCGTGCAGCGGCTCCAGGCCGAGTACCGGCGCCACCCGAGCCGTCAGGCCACCGACGCGCTGGGCTGGGCGCTGTACCGGGCCGGGGACCACAAGCGGGCCTTCGGGTACGTGAAGCGGGCGATGGAGAAGGGCCCGCGCAGCGCCCTCTTCGTCTACCACCGGGGCCAGATCGAGCGTGCCCTCGAGGAGTTCGGCGCGGCCCGCCGCCACCTCCAGGAGGCGCTGCGCCTCAACCCGGCCTTCTCCCCGCTGCTCGTCCCGCTCGCCAAGGAGGCCCTGGACGCGCTGGGCGAGCCCTCCGAGGGCGGCCCCGAGAACATGCACGGCCAGGCGCCGCAGGCCCCGGAGTACGGCAGGCCCTCCTCGGGCGGCGGGCAGCAGGTCCGTCCGGGCAAGCCGGGGCGGGGCTCCGGCCAGGGCGGCGGGAGCGGGCAGCCGAAGCAGTCCGGATCCCGGGAGACGTACCGGAAGTCCCAAGGAAACGGCAGCGGTCAGGGCACCAGCAGCGGCCAAGGCACCGGCAGCACCCCCCGCCGCACGCCCTCGACGGCCCCGCGCCGCACCCAGCAGTCCGAACCGCGGCGGACGCAGCAGTCCGAGCCGCGCCGCACCGCTCCCCGCACGACCGGCAAGGCGGACAAGCCGGCGCCGAAGCGCACCAAGCAGCGCTGA
- a CDS encoding FAD-binding oxidoreductase gives MNAAPGQPSQDTLVGRLRDGLPADAVLTDPDVTAAYANDMASFCEAGTPAVVVLPRTVEQVQHVMRTATALRVPVVPQGARTGLSGAANASDGCIVLSLVKMDRILEISTIDRIAVVEPGVVNATLSRAVNEHGLYYPPDPSSWEQCTIGGNIGTASGGLCCVKYGVTAEYVLGLDVVLADGRLLTTGRRTAKGVAGYDLTRLFVGSEGSLGIVVRAILALKPEPPGQLALAAEFGSAAAACDAVCKIMEGGHVPSLLELMDRTTVQAVNNMAHMGLPESTEALLLAAFDTLDPAADLAAVGALCEAAGATQVVPAEDHAESELLLQARRLSLTALEAVKGTTMIDDVCVPRSQLAAMLEGTAAIGEKYGLTIGVCAHAGDGNTHPTVCFDAQDPDESRRARESFDEIMALGLELGGTITGEHGVGVLKKEWLAREIGPVGVELQRGIKETFDPLGILNPGKLF, from the coding sequence ATGAACGCCGCCCCCGGTCAGCCTTCCCAGGACACCCTCGTCGGCCGCCTGCGCGACGGGCTCCCCGCCGACGCCGTCCTCACCGACCCGGACGTCACCGCCGCGTACGCCAATGACATGGCGAGCTTCTGCGAGGCCGGGACCCCCGCCGTCGTCGTCCTGCCGCGCACCGTCGAACAGGTCCAGCACGTGATGCGCACGGCCACCGCGCTGCGCGTCCCGGTCGTCCCGCAGGGCGCGCGCACGGGCCTGTCCGGGGCGGCCAACGCCTCCGACGGCTGCATCGTGCTCTCGCTCGTCAAGATGGACCGGATCCTGGAGATCAGCACGATCGACCGGATCGCGGTCGTCGAGCCGGGCGTCGTCAACGCCACCCTCTCCCGCGCGGTCAACGAACACGGCCTGTACTACCCGCCGGACCCCTCCAGCTGGGAACAGTGCACCATCGGCGGCAACATCGGCACGGCCTCGGGCGGCCTGTGCTGCGTGAAGTACGGCGTCACCGCGGAGTACGTCCTCGGGCTCGACGTCGTCCTCGCCGACGGGCGCCTGCTGACGACGGGCCGCCGCACGGCCAAGGGCGTCGCCGGGTACGACCTCACCCGGCTCTTCGTGGGCTCCGAGGGCAGCCTCGGCATCGTCGTACGCGCGATCCTCGCCCTGAAGCCGGAACCACCCGGGCAGCTGGCGCTGGCAGCCGAGTTCGGCTCAGCGGCCGCGGCCTGCGACGCGGTGTGCAAGATCATGGAGGGCGGCCACGTCCCCTCGCTCCTGGAACTGATGGACCGTACGACCGTCCAGGCCGTCAACAACATGGCGCACATGGGCCTCCCGGAATCCACCGAGGCCCTGCTGCTCGCCGCCTTCGACACCCTCGACCCGGCCGCCGACCTCGCCGCGGTCGGTGCGCTCTGCGAGGCCGCGGGTGCCACTCAGGTCGTGCCCGCCGAGGACCATGCGGAGTCCGAACTGCTGCTCCAGGCAAGGCGGTTGTCGCTCACCGCGCTCGAAGCCGTCAAGGGCACCACGATGATCGACGACGTCTGCGTGCCCCGCTCGCAGCTCGCCGCCATGCTCGAAGGCACGGCCGCCATCGGCGAGAAGTACGGCCTCACCATCGGCGTCTGCGCCCACGCGGGCGACGGCAACACCCACCCCACGGTCTGCTTCGACGCCCAGGACCCGGACGAGTCCCGGCGGGCCCGCGAGTCCTTCGACGAGATCATGGCCCTCGGCCTGGAACTCGGCGGCACGATCACCGGCGAGCACGGCGTGGGCGTCCTCAAGAAGGAGTGGCTGGCGCGCGAGATCGGGCCGGTGGGCGTCGAACTGCAGCGCGGGATCAAGGAGACGTTCGATCCGCTGGGGATCCTCAACCCCGGAAAGCTCTTCTGA
- a CDS encoding SsgA family sporulation/cell division regulator produces MHTVVERELELKLVLSPERSIPVPARLVYRTDDPYAVHITFHVGSDQPVNWTFARELLVEGVFRACGHGDVRVWPTKLDGRSVVLMALSSPDGDALLEAPAAAVSAWLERTLRMVPPGSESEQLGIDDGLAELLAPTPADDLWLRDPWPSDESKDGE; encoded by the coding sequence ATGCACACCGTGGTGGAACGCGAGCTGGAGCTCAAGCTGGTGCTGTCGCCCGAGCGCAGCATTCCCGTACCGGCCCGGCTCGTCTATCGCACCGACGATCCGTACGCCGTGCACATCACCTTCCACGTCGGCTCCGACCAGCCGGTCAACTGGACCTTCGCCCGTGAACTCCTGGTCGAGGGCGTCTTCCGCGCCTGCGGTCACGGCGATGTGCGGGTCTGGCCGACCAAGCTGGACGGCCGCAGCGTCGTCCTGATGGCACTGTCCTCGCCCGACGGCGACGCGCTCCTCGAGGCGCCGGCCGCCGCCGTGTCCGCCTGGCTGGAGCGCACCCTGCGGATGGTCCCTCCGGGCTCTGAGTCCGAGCAGCTCGGCATCGACGACGGCCTCGCCGAGCTGCTCGCGCCCACCCCGGCCGACGATCTCTGGCTCAGGGACCCCTGGCCCTCCGACGAGTCGAAGGACGGTGAGTGA
- a CDS encoding RDD family protein yields the protein MSAPTPAPGDSSPTSGYYPDPSIPGYVRYWNGAAWVPGTSRPAPAEGEPMPAPPGQGGAPAAPAPAPAAPVEETGPVFLDEEPGAAAPDELHGARPEPASAWGADASRQAGFGGEQDQRVSWGSPQQGAPQQAPQNTQAPGAPQPDPRAGQQAPAAEPVEPAEQPAPAAPPAGNERRDGTVMMRAARPGAGAPRNDGDRAPARQAETPQPPAEQADGHTVMVRRPRPAASGGAAAGGAASAQPGPAAQAPVADGTMAIRALPANAARPAPAQGGGYGYPPQQGTPGVPAQPANSGSGYGYPPPAAAAAASSPMAVAGPGGGAASWPQQVQQLAQGGGEAQGQAQAGAPAPIRPVTVDPFLAAAQAAAAARPAGLGRRLLARLIDTIVLVAVVGGAAFPFVGKTLDHIDDKIEAAKQSGLKTTVWLLDGTTSVTLGVVLGVLLVFGVLYEALPTSKWGRTLGKKLCKIEVRDIEEYAPPTFGAALRRWFVYVVPGLLVVGVLGVLWCLWDRPWKQCWHDKAARTFVAG from the coding sequence ATGAGCGCCCCAACTCCGGCACCGGGCGACAGCAGCCCCACGTCTGGCTACTACCCCGACCCGTCCATTCCCGGATATGTCCGGTATTGGAATGGTGCGGCCTGGGTTCCGGGTACAAGTCGCCCTGCCCCGGCGGAGGGTGAGCCCATGCCGGCCCCTCCGGGCCAGGGTGGCGCTCCGGCCGCTCCCGCCCCCGCTCCCGCGGCTCCGGTGGAGGAGACGGGCCCGGTCTTCCTGGACGAGGAGCCCGGTGCCGCGGCCCCCGACGAACTGCACGGCGCCCGCCCCGAGCCCGCCTCCGCCTGGGGCGCGGACGCGTCGCGGCAGGCCGGGTTCGGTGGGGAGCAGGACCAGCGCGTCTCCTGGGGCTCGCCCCAGCAGGGCGCTCCGCAGCAGGCCCCGCAGAACACTCAGGCTCCCGGCGCCCCGCAGCCGGACCCGCGCGCCGGGCAGCAGGCCCCGGCCGCCGAACCGGTCGAGCCCGCCGAGCAGCCCGCGCCCGCGGCGCCCCCGGCGGGGAACGAGCGCAGGGACGGCACCGTGATGATGCGCGCGGCCCGCCCCGGCGCCGGCGCGCCCCGCAACGACGGGGACCGGGCCCCGGCCCGGCAGGCCGAGACTCCGCAGCCGCCGGCCGAGCAGGCCGACGGGCACACGGTCATGGTGCGCCGCCCGCGCCCCGCCGCGTCCGGTGGCGCGGCTGCCGGTGGCGCGGCCTCCGCGCAGCCCGGCCCGGCCGCTCAGGCGCCCGTCGCCGACGGCACGATGGCGATCCGGGCCCTGCCCGCGAACGCCGCCCGGCCCGCTCCCGCCCAGGGCGGCGGTTACGGCTATCCGCCGCAGCAGGGCACGCCCGGCGTTCCCGCGCAGCCCGCGAACTCCGGCTCGGGGTACGGCTATCCACCGCCCGCCGCCGCCGCGGCCGCGTCCTCCCCAATGGCCGTCGCGGGGCCCGGTGGGGGTGCCGCGTCCTGGCCGCAGCAGGTGCAGCAACTGGCGCAGGGCGGTGGCGAGGCGCAGGGGCAGGCGCAGGCCGGGGCGCCCGCGCCGATCCGGCCCGTGACGGTCGACCCGTTCCTGGCGGCGGCGCAGGCCGCGGCGGCGGCGCGGCCCGCGGGGCTCGGGCGGCGGCTCCTTGCCCGGCTCATCGACACGATCGTGCTGGTGGCGGTCGTCGGCGGGGCGGCGTTCCCGTTCGTGGGCAAGACCCTCGACCACATCGACGACAAGATCGAGGCGGCGAAGCAGTCGGGCCTGAAGACCACGGTGTGGCTGCTCGACGGCACGACCTCGGTGACGCTGGGCGTCGTGCTCGGCGTACTGCTGGTCTTCGGCGTCCTCTACGAGGCGCTGCCGACGTCCAAGTGGGGGCGCACGCTCGGCAAGAAGCTCTGCAAGATCGAGGTCCGCGACATCGAGGAGTACGCCCCGCCGACGTTCGGCGCGGCCCTGCGCCGCTGGTTCGTGTACGTGGTGCCGGGCCTGCTGGTGGTGGGCGTGCTCGGCGTCCTGTGGTGCCTGTGGGACCGCCCGTGGAAGCAGTGCTGGCACGACAAGGCGGCGCGGACGTTCGTGGCGGGCTAG
- a CDS encoding RDD family protein — protein MTTQPPPPGAGQPEDDPYLKQPPAGSGGGSPYDAPQPPQGNGGSPYDPPPASGGNGGGYGATPPPPPPSGGDSGGFGAAPPPPPPGAGGAGGYGAPPPGGGNPYGGDPYGGGYGGSDPLAGMPPLADIGKRLLARFLDILVIVIPISLLSTLTGSIKVTADKGEDFGDVVADANSGGQWLWKIIALAAYVLYDWLMVRKNGQTLGKKWLGLRVANLSDGSTPDSSAALTRAAVLQIPAVLCCCVWWLILIVLIASDKPYRQGLHDKAAKTVVVTV, from the coding sequence ATGACGACCCAACCGCCGCCCCCCGGTGCAGGACAGCCGGAGGACGACCCGTATCTGAAGCAGCCGCCCGCCGGCAGTGGCGGCGGCTCCCCCTACGACGCGCCTCAGCCTCCGCAGGGCAACGGCGGATCCCCGTACGACCCACCGCCCGCCTCCGGAGGCAACGGCGGCGGCTACGGCGCCACACCCCCGCCCCCGCCCCCCTCCGGAGGAGACAGCGGCGGCTTCGGCGCGGCACCCCCGCCACCCCCGCCCGGCGCAGGCGGAGCCGGCGGCTACGGTGCACCGCCGCCCGGTGGCGGCAACCCGTACGGCGGCGACCCCTACGGCGGCGGCTACGGCGGCTCCGACCCGCTCGCCGGAATGCCGCCCCTCGCCGACATCGGCAAGCGGCTCCTGGCCCGCTTCCTCGACATCCTGGTCATCGTCATCCCGATCTCGCTGCTCTCCACGCTGACCGGCAGCATCAAGGTCACCGCGGACAAGGGCGAGGACTTCGGCGACGTCGTGGCCGATGCCAACAGCGGCGGCCAGTGGCTCTGGAAGATCATCGCGCTGGCCGCGTACGTCCTCTACGACTGGCTGATGGTCCGCAAGAACGGCCAGACGCTCGGCAAGAAGTGGCTGGGCCTGCGCGTCGCGAACCTCAGCGACGGCAGCACCCCGGACTCGAGCGCGGCGCTGACCCGCGCCGCGGTCCTGCAGATCCCCGCCGTGCTCTGCTGCTGCGTCTGGTGGCTGATCCTCATCGTGCTGATCGCGTCGGACAAACCGTACCGACAAGGTCTGCACGACAAGGCGGCGAAGACCGTGGTGGTCACCGTCTGA
- a CDS encoding immune inhibitor A domain-containing protein, with product MTKETSTSGRRRTVRAVAVLAALAATGATASAYATAQADERGPNAPVERRDPAPAKGQDTEHDLKGPFSEKQEKLREEALKQLISGDAKKTKRGASDVVKLDDGKYVELGRQKTDKIFTILVEFGDKVDDTTMYDPDGPEGPKPPEKKYGGAPGPLHNKIAKPDRTNDNSTAWQADYNRQHFQDLYFSKDKKKESVKKYYEKQSSGRYSVDGEVSDWVKVEANEARYGSNYCGDTNCANVWDAVRDGTKQWAADQKAAGKTDAEIKAQLAKYDEWDRYDFDADGNFNEPDGYIDHFQIVHAGEDESAGGGVEGTNAIWAHRWYAYGTDAGKTGPADNKAGGSQIGDTGVWVGDYTMQPENGGLGVYAHEYGHDLGLPDHYDTSGGGENSTAFWTLMSSGSWLGTGKDQIGNLPGDMTAWDKLQLGWLDFKEGVTSKTKSTHKLGLAEYNTKNEQALVVELPAKPVTTTIAKPAEGTKQWWSGQGDDLKNTLTRSVDLTGKSKASLDLSAWWDIEENYDFAYAEVSTDGGANYTALDGTADGKPLPRDGSDKPGLTGTSGAYKKLNFSLDAYAGKKIDLRFRYQTDGGYSLKGLAVDAISVTADGAALFTDGAEGDDNGWTAKGFSRIGESFTKDYPQYYIAENRQYVSYDKTLKVGPYNFGWADTRDNWVEHFPYQNGLLIWQWDTSQADNNTSQHPGKGLLLPIDSHPKAEKWTDGTLMRSRIQSYDSPFSRYRTDSVTLHKNGVAKKIPARAGVPVFDDGHWVSYYDPSNPLASVKVTDTNTRIEILKEPKNGETITVRVGPSTD from the coding sequence GTGACCAAAGAAACGAGCACCAGCGGCAGACGGCGCACCGTACGCGCCGTGGCTGTGCTGGCGGCACTGGCGGCGACCGGAGCCACGGCTTCGGCGTACGCCACGGCCCAGGCCGACGAGCGGGGCCCCAACGCCCCGGTGGAACGCCGGGACCCGGCACCCGCGAAGGGCCAGGACACCGAGCACGATCTGAAGGGCCCCTTCAGCGAGAAGCAGGAGAAGCTGCGCGAGGAAGCCCTCAAACAGCTCATATCCGGCGACGCGAAGAAGACGAAGCGCGGCGCCTCCGACGTCGTCAAGCTCGACGACGGAAAGTACGTCGAGCTGGGCCGCCAGAAGACCGACAAGATCTTCACGATCCTGGTCGAGTTCGGCGACAAGGTCGACGACACGACCATGTACGACCCGGACGGTCCCGAGGGCCCCAAGCCCCCGGAGAAGAAGTACGGCGGCGCCCCCGGCCCGCTGCACAACAAGATCGCCAAGCCGGACCGCACCAACGACAACTCCACGGCCTGGCAGGCGGATTACAACCGTCAGCACTTCCAGGACCTGTACTTCTCCAAGGACAAGAAGAAAGAGTCCGTGAAGAAGTACTACGAGAAGCAGTCCTCGGGCCGCTACTCGGTCGACGGTGAGGTCTCCGACTGGGTCAAGGTCGAGGCCAACGAGGCCCGTTACGGCTCCAACTACTGCGGCGACACCAACTGCGCCAACGTCTGGGACGCCGTCCGCGACGGCACCAAGCAGTGGGCCGCCGACCAGAAGGCCGCCGGCAAGACCGACGCCGAGATCAAGGCCCAGCTCGCCAAGTACGACGAGTGGGACCGCTACGACTTCGACGCCGACGGCAACTTCAACGAGCCCGACGGCTACATCGACCACTTCCAGATCGTGCACGCGGGCGAGGACGAGTCCGCGGGCGGCGGCGTCGAGGGCACCAACGCCATCTGGGCGCACCGCTGGTACGCGTACGGCACCGACGCCGGCAAGACCGGCCCCGCCGACAACAAGGCGGGCGGCTCCCAGATCGGCGACACCGGCGTCTGGGTCGGCGACTACACGATGCAGCCGGAGAACGGCGGCCTCGGCGTCTACGCCCACGAGTACGGCCACGACCTGGGTCTGCCGGACCACTACGACACCAGCGGCGGCGGCGAGAACTCCACCGCCTTCTGGACGCTGATGTCGTCGGGCTCCTGGCTCGGCACCGGCAAGGACCAGATCGGCAACCTGCCGGGCGACATGACCGCCTGGGACAAGCTGCAGCTGGGCTGGCTGGACTTCAAGGAGGGCGTGACCTCCAAGACGAAGTCCACGCACAAGCTGGGCCTCGCCGAGTACAACACCAAGAACGAGCAGGCCCTCGTGGTCGAGCTGCCCGCCAAGCCGGTGACGACCACCATCGCGAAGCCCGCCGAGGGCACCAAGCAGTGGTGGAGCGGCCAGGGCGACGACCTCAAGAACACCCTGACGCGCAGCGTCGACCTCACCGGCAAGTCCAAGGCGAGCCTGGACCTTTCGGCGTGGTGGGACATCGAGGAGAACTACGACTTCGCGTACGCGGAGGTCTCCACCGACGGCGGTGCCAACTACACCGCCCTCGACGGCACCGCCGACGGCAAGCCGCTCCCGCGCGACGGCAGCGACAAGCCCGGTCTGACCGGCACTTCGGGCGCGTACAAGAAGCTCAACTTCTCCCTCGACGCGTACGCGGGCAAGAAGATCGACCTGCGCTTCCGCTACCAGACCGACGGCGGCTACTCGCTCAAGGGCCTGGCCGTCGACGCGATCAGCGTCACCGCGGACGGCGCCGCGCTGTTCACGGACGGCGCCGAGGGCGACGACAACGGCTGGACGGCGAAGGGCTTCTCGCGCATCGGTGAGTCCTTCACCAAGGACTACCCGCAGTACTACATCGCGGAGAACCGTCAGTACGTGTCGTACGACAAGACCCTCAAGGTCGGTCCGTACAACTTCGGTTGGGCCGACACGCGGGACAACTGGGTCGAGCACTTCCCGTACCAGAACGGCCTGTTGATCTGGCAGTGGGACACCTCGCAGGCGGACAACAACACGAGCCAGCACCCGGGCAAGGGTCTGCTCCTGCCGATCGACTCGCACCCGAAGGCCGAGAAGTGGACCGACGGCACGCTGATGCGCTCGCGCATCCAGTCGTACGACTCGCCCTTCAGCCGCTACCGGACCGACTCCGTCACGCTGCACAAGAACGGCGTGGCGAAGAAGATCCCCGCCCGGGCCGGCGTGCCGGTCTTCGACGACGGTCACTGGGTGTCGTACTACGACCCGTCGAACCCGCTCGCCAGCGTGAAGGTCACTGACACCAACACGCGGATCGAGATCCTGAAGGAGCCGAAGAACGGCGAAACGATCACTGTCCGAGTGGGCCCGTCCACGGACTGA
- a CDS encoding isochorismatase family protein, with translation MRRALIVVDVQNDFCEGGSLAVAGGADVAAAITDLVGQTAGACYQHVVATRDHHVAPGDHFSDNPDFRNHWPAHCVAGTEGVGFHPNFAPTVASGAIDAVFDKGAYAAAYSGFEGVDENGVTLSAWLRAREVSEVDVVGIATDHCVRATALDAAREGFRTQVLLDLTAGVAEETTEAALEELRSAGVELSGKPIV, from the coding sequence ATGCGCCGCGCCCTGATTGTCGTGGATGTGCAGAACGATTTCTGCGAGGGCGGCAGCCTCGCGGTCGCGGGTGGCGCGGACGTCGCTGCGGCGATCACGGATCTGGTCGGCCAGACGGCCGGGGCCTGCTACCAGCACGTGGTCGCCACCCGCGACCACCACGTGGCGCCCGGTGACCACTTCTCGGACAACCCCGACTTCCGCAACCACTGGCCGGCGCACTGCGTGGCGGGCACGGAGGGGGTCGGGTTCCACCCGAACTTCGCGCCGACGGTCGCCTCCGGGGCGATCGACGCGGTCTTCGACAAGGGGGCGTACGCGGCCGCCTACAGCGGGTTCGAGGGGGTCGACGAGAACGGGGTCACGCTCTCGGCGTGGCTGCGGGCCCGTGAGGTGTCCGAGGTGGATGTCGTCGGTATCGCCACCGACCACTGCGTGCGGGCCACTGCGCTGGACGCGGCCCGGGAGGGCTTCCGGACCCAGGTCCTGCTCGACCTGACGGCCGGGGTGGCCGAGGAGACCACGGAGGCCGCCCTGGAGGAGCTGCGTTCGGCGGGGGTCGAGCTGAGCGGGAAGCCCATCGTTTGA
- a CDS encoding nicotinate phosphoribosyltransferase yields the protein MNTADLGLPVDVPSTALFTDHYELTMLQAALKAGTAERRSVFEVFTRRLPEGRRYGVVAGTGRVLDAVENFRFDADVIGFLRERRIVDEPTLQWLAGYRFRGDIWGYPEGEIYFPGSPILRVEGSFAECVLLETVILSILNHDSAIAAAASRMSSAAGDRPLIEMGARRTHELAAVAASRAAYVGGFTSTSDLAAGFRYDIPTVGTSAHAFTLLHDSELDAFTAQVDSLGRGTTLLVDTYDVAEAVRMAVEVAGPELGAVRIDSGDLLLVAHRVRQQLDDLGATKTKITVTSDLDEYAIASLAAAPVDAYGVGTQLVTGSGHPTCSMVYKLVARAKSADPKAPLEAVAKKSLGGKSSIGGRKWAARRIGSDGHAEAEVIGTGPVPADLADQQLLVELVKGGEIVAREPLDVVRDRHAAARDRLPLSATQLSRGEAVIPTEYV from the coding sequence ATGAACACTGCGGACCTTGGGCTGCCGGTGGATGTCCCGTCGACGGCGCTTTTCACGGATCACTACGAGCTGACGATGCTGCAGGCAGCGTTGAAGGCCGGCACGGCCGAGCGGCGCTCGGTCTTCGAGGTCTTCACCCGCAGACTGCCCGAGGGGCGCCGGTACGGCGTCGTGGCGGGCACCGGGCGGGTCCTGGACGCGGTCGAGAACTTCCGCTTCGACGCGGACGTCATCGGCTTCCTGCGCGAGCGCCGCATCGTCGACGAGCCGACCCTTCAATGGCTCGCCGGCTACCGCTTCCGCGGCGACATCTGGGGCTACCCGGAGGGCGAGATCTACTTCCCTGGCTCGCCGATCCTGCGGGTGGAGGGCTCCTTCGCCGAGTGCGTGCTCCTGGAGACCGTGATCCTCTCGATCCTCAACCACGACTCGGCGATCGCCGCGGCGGCCTCGCGCATGTCGTCCGCCGCCGGGGACCGGCCGCTGATCGAGATGGGCGCGCGGCGCACGCACGAGCTGGCCGCGGTGGCCGCCTCGCGTGCGGCGTACGTCGGCGGCTTCACCTCCACCTCGGACCTCGCGGCCGGATTCCGCTACGACATCCCCACCGTCGGCACCTCGGCGCACGCCTTCACGCTGCTGCACGACAGCGAGCTGGACGCCTTCACGGCGCAGGTCGACTCGCTGGGCCGGGGCACGACGCTGCTCGTGGACACGTACGACGTGGCCGAGGCGGTCCGGATGGCCGTGGAGGTCGCCGGGCCCGAGCTGGGCGCCGTACGCATCGACTCCGGCGACCTGCTGCTCGTCGCCCACCGGGTACGCCAGCAGCTGGACGACCTCGGCGCCACCAAGACCAAGATCACCGTCACCTCCGACCTCGACGAGTACGCCATCGCCTCCCTGGCCGCCGCGCCCGTGGACGCGTACGGCGTCGGCACCCAGCTGGTGACCGGCTCCGGGCACCCCACCTGCTCGATGGTCTACAAGCTGGTGGCCCGCGCGAAGTCCGCCGACCCGAAGGCGCCGCTCGAGGCGGTCGCGAAGAAGTCGCTCGGCGGCAAGTCCTCGATCGGCGGCCGCAAGTGGGCCGCGCGCCGCATCGGCTCCGACGGGCACGCCGAGGCCGAGGTCATCGGCACCGGTCCGGTCCCGGCGGACCTTGCCGACCAGCAGCTCCTCGTAGAGCTGGTCAAGGGCGGCGAGATCGTGGCTCGGGAACCGCTCGACGTCGTACGCGACCGGCATGCGGCCGCCCGCGACCGGCTGCCGCTGTCCGCGACGCAGCTGTCCCGCGGGGAAGCGGTCATTCCGACCGAGTACGTGTGA